From Staphylothermus hellenicus DSM 12710, a single genomic window includes:
- the cedA1 gene encoding DNA import protein CedA1, which translates to MTDIIGFIQEIIVNITVVAWIVFFLTWVIGWAIKGAPIPFMRVKRAGERLIEDAVWAAFWLAMGTTVFALIAYVANTFYQPLPEPPTI; encoded by the coding sequence TTGACAGACATAATAGGATTTATCCAGGAAATAATTGTTAATATAACTGTTGTTGCTTGGATAGTTTTCTTTCTAACATGGGTTATAGGTTGGGCTATTAAAGGGGCTCCTATTCCATTTATGAGGGTTAAAAGAGCAGGGGAGAGGCTAATAGAGGATGCAGTGTGGGCTGCTTTCTGGTTAGCAATGGGTACTACTGTATTTGCATTGATAGCTTATGTTGCAAATACGTTTTACCAGCCTCTACCGGAGCCTCCGACTATTTAA
- a CDS encoding phosphoadenosine phosphosulfate reductase family protein: protein MKKIWPKKTRIYWDPEYNIPIVKPLPGQEDLFYILKLTEPGDARPAFHIDHERLINAIKYEFGDEKIYNAFFKDYFTLLNKVPHWDQMWETIASGNVLGQLYYDPFRERWRFRLNYAGAYIAVRDGLVDLVKTSSKVFRGTYINKSSTSSRQVVIINEKDEIVGIGENVGDKIIVIKTFREKRLPVETSMKKSNLETVLKHNDYGIEFYRRKAVKFLRKLYEKNKLPIVVSYSGGKDSLTALNLTLEAFGDAELLFNDTGLELPETIKNVEHVSKHYGLKLVKASAGDAFWKSVWIFGPPGKDYRWCCKVAKLVPIARVTRAKWGNGALNIVGQRAYESIDRARSPSVWRNRWVPHLLSASPIQEWNQLVEWLYIIKYKLPYNKLYDIGFERLGCYVCPSSTLAEFKEIEKHYPEEWRKWINVLEYWRKKLDQPIEWIKYGLWRWLTPAVAKYRLARHIPGYNVDWRREYILRLLNSTVNLAPLKTSSINEHLTIIFNKNIIIDEAQQQLIHNILMLKKKIYRDNDKIIIETKNTSIIIEKNKVEVYPYKEPENLEDLVDLLKIIYRIYGCAKCGSCVLWCPLKIIKLTKYGPIPTKPCMGCRICLEVCPISEILVEKVVLPLITNDPGIWKRPSRKHGLEVIETFRMAGIIPGET from the coding sequence ATGAAGAAAATATGGCCTAAAAAGACAAGGATTTACTGGGACCCAGAATATAATATACCGATAGTTAAGCCTTTACCGGGACAAGAGGATCTATTCTATATACTAAAACTCACAGAACCAGGCGATGCTAGACCAGCGTTTCATATTGATCATGAAAGGCTAATTAATGCTATAAAATATGAGTTTGGCGATGAAAAAATCTACAATGCATTCTTCAAGGACTATTTCACATTGCTTAACAAGGTTCCTCATTGGGATCAAATGTGGGAAACAATTGCTTCTGGTAATGTATTGGGCCAATTATACTATGATCCATTCCGTGAAAGATGGAGGTTTAGACTAAATTATGCAGGTGCATATATTGCTGTTAGAGACGGCCTCGTAGATCTTGTTAAAACCAGTAGTAAAGTCTTTAGAGGAACCTATATTAATAAGTCCTCTACTAGTTCGCGTCAAGTAGTGATTATCAATGAGAAAGATGAAATAGTGGGTATTGGTGAAAATGTAGGGGATAAAATAATTGTTATAAAAACGTTCAGAGAAAAACGCTTACCAGTAGAAACCAGTATGAAGAAATCAAATTTGGAAACAGTCCTGAAACACAATGATTACGGCATAGAATTCTATAGAAGGAAAGCTGTAAAATTCCTAAGAAAACTCTACGAGAAAAACAAACTACCCATTGTTGTATCGTATTCTGGGGGAAAGGATAGTTTAACAGCATTGAATTTAACGCTTGAAGCATTTGGAGACGCTGAATTACTATTTAATGATACCGGGTTAGAATTACCGGAAACTATTAAGAACGTTGAGCATGTTTCAAAACATTATGGTTTAAAATTAGTTAAGGCATCTGCAGGCGATGCATTCTGGAAATCAGTTTGGATCTTTGGTCCCCCCGGGAAAGATTATCGTTGGTGCTGTAAAGTAGCGAAGCTTGTGCCTATTGCTCGAGTAACCAGGGCTAAATGGGGTAATGGTGCACTAAATATTGTTGGTCAGAGAGCATATGAATCAATAGATCGTGCAAGAAGCCCTAGTGTTTGGAGAAATAGGTGGGTTCCACATCTATTGAGCGCATCACCTATTCAGGAATGGAACCAACTAGTTGAATGGCTTTATATAATTAAGTATAAGCTTCCATACAATAAACTATATGATATAGGGTTTGAAAGACTCGGATGTTATGTCTGCCCCTCAAGCACGCTAGCCGAGTTTAAGGAGATAGAAAAACATTACCCGGAAGAATGGCGGAAATGGATTAATGTTCTAGAGTATTGGAGGAAAAAATTAGATCAACCAATTGAGTGGATAAAGTATGGTTTGTGGAGATGGTTAACTCCAGCAGTGGCTAAATATAGATTAGCAAGACATATACCGGGATACAATGTAGATTGGAGACGAGAATATATATTAAGACTGCTGAATAGCACTGTCAATTTAGCCCCACTAAAGACCTCCTCTATTAATGAACATTTAACTATTATATTCAACAAGAACATAATTATTGACGAAGCACAACAACAACTAATACATAATATACTTATGCTTAAGAAGAAAATCTATAGAGACAACGACAAGATCATAATTGAAACTAAAAATACAAGTATTATAATAGAGAAGAACAAGGTTGAGGTGTATCCTTATAAAGAACCTGAAAATTTAGAAGATCTAGTAGATCTCCTAAAAATAATATATAGAATCTATGGATGCGCCAAATGCGGAAGCTGCGTATTATGGTGTCCTCTAAAAATAATAAAGCTAACAAAATACGGGCCTATACCAACAAAGCCATGTATGGGTTGCAGAATATGCTTAGAAGTCTGCCCTATCTCCGAGATATTGGTGGAGAAAGTAGTATTGCCATTGATAACAAATGATCCGGGTATATGGAAGAGGCCTAGTAGGAAACATGGATTGGAAGTTATAGAAACATTTCGTATGGCAGGGATAATACCTGGCGAAACTTAG
- a CDS encoding DEAD/DEAH box helicase, whose product MTNIVKCLQKIGYRELTSLQKKAFKAIYNEKNSVIIVAPTGSGKTEAALLPIMYRINKYRYKPISAIYITPLRALNRDIKKRMEKLAKCFGVSINLRHGDTPYKIRKYIEANPPHILVTTPETFNYILINNKMRKHLANLKYIVIDEFRDLIENKRGILLLTSIYLLEHHLRRKLIKIALTATLKNINLAMEILSSSTFPSNVDVLIDNTLKPIDVKVVVPQCKDNYKCKLLGSIIDDEELIARILRIYDLFRSKRSILIFVNTRSIAEKLGYLLKVADEKLGGNNVRVEVHHGSLSRNHRLRVEEDFRNGYLKGLIATSSMELGIDIGFIDYVIQYMSPRQVVRLVQRIGRSGHKLFGVSRGEIIVQNNTLQILESLVIARRAINNVIEEERIPVKPLDVLAYSIVLYSLFTGGINIYDLYSLLIMNPIYRDLDVKEFNDLIEYLKYARLIKVRDNIIKPTSRSKLFIYKTSMIPFTKDVIIINIVDDRRIGVLNEEYVVLNISEGDIVVIGGKPWKVIGYDQQNAKLYVEPYSASENIVIPHWEGENIPVEYKLAREVGSLIRRISSNKKIDYYKTLLLDDKIKLEGINDLADDKTIIIEGNTELGLVIVNINGGSRVNRFMRDLLKSVVQWRYPFLRINAYSTPYAVFITLNNKQYVREVVRTIEQVIHNINRYLNHKILKRIAIEQGTIHWRIFQVAQRFGAIDPEKNKITRAMLEAFVDTVIGYEALNEILWKDYDIESIRKLADLVINGKIKVVSRITSKLTNGGRQLVTYYGEIRTVMPASLAGREKYLQHIMKRRMSLICLHCGYVVTDTVSKLVNIRKCPRCGYMALAPVKGDAEKEAIIVKKALNRTKLSRKEKAVLEDLRKRAILYSQFGELALKVLASRGVGVSEAIRVINRVLEGHDLYSELYESEKKYLRIKTYLKDND is encoded by the coding sequence ATGACCAATATTGTTAAATGTCTGCAGAAAATAGGATATAGGGAACTTACATCTCTCCAGAAAAAAGCATTCAAAGCTATATATAATGAAAAAAACTCTGTAATAATTGTTGCACCAACTGGTTCTGGTAAAACAGAAGCTGCTCTGCTGCCAATAATGTATAGAATAAATAAGTATAGGTATAAGCCAATATCGGCTATTTATATAACACCATTAAGAGCGCTTAATAGAGATATTAAGAAAAGAATGGAAAAGCTAGCTAAATGTTTTGGGGTTTCAATAAATTTAAGGCATGGTGACACTCCCTATAAGATCCGCAAATATATTGAAGCAAATCCGCCTCACATTCTCGTTACAACTCCTGAAACATTTAATTATATATTGATAAATAATAAGATGAGAAAACATCTTGCTAATTTAAAATATATTGTTATTGATGAATTTAGAGATTTAATAGAAAATAAACGTGGTATATTATTATTAACGAGTATTTATCTATTAGAACATCATCTCAGACGTAAACTTATCAAGATCGCTTTAACGGCAACTTTGAAAAATATTAATTTGGCAATGGAAATATTGAGTAGTTCAACTTTTCCTAGCAACGTAGATGTGCTGATCGATAATACTTTGAAGCCTATCGATGTAAAAGTAGTGGTTCCCCAGTGCAAGGATAATTATAAATGTAAACTTCTCGGCTCAATTATAGATGATGAAGAATTAATTGCTAGAATTCTTAGAATATATGACTTGTTTAGATCTAAGAGGAGTATTCTCATATTTGTCAATACTAGATCGATAGCTGAGAAGCTTGGTTATTTATTAAAAGTTGCTGACGAAAAATTAGGAGGTAATAATGTTCGTGTAGAAGTTCACCATGGAAGCTTGTCAAGGAATCATAGATTAAGGGTTGAAGAAGATTTTAGGAATGGATATTTAAAAGGTTTAATTGCGACTTCAAGCATGGAACTAGGTATTGATATTGGATTTATTGATTATGTTATTCAATACATGTCTCCGAGACAAGTTGTCAGGCTTGTTCAGAGAATTGGTAGGAGCGGCCATAAATTATTTGGGGTTTCTCGTGGAGAAATAATTGTTCAAAACAATACTTTACAAATACTAGAATCCCTCGTAATAGCTAGAAGAGCGATTAATAATGTTATAGAGGAAGAGAGAATACCTGTTAAGCCATTAGATGTTCTTGCTTATTCCATTGTATTATATAGTTTGTTTACTGGGGGTATTAACATATATGATCTTTACTCATTGTTAATTATGAATCCTATATATAGAGATCTTGATGTAAAAGAATTCAACGACTTAATCGAATACTTAAAATATGCTAGGCTTATCAAGGTTAGAGATAATATTATCAAGCCAACTTCTAGGTCAAAATTATTCATATATAAAACATCAATGATTCCATTCACTAAAGACGTTATAATAATAAATATTGTAGATGACCGCCGAATAGGTGTGTTAAACGAGGAATACGTTGTTCTAAATATCTCTGAAGGAGACATAGTAGTTATTGGGGGAAAACCGTGGAAAGTCATAGGATATGATCAACAAAATGCTAAACTATATGTTGAACCATATAGCGCATCCGAAAATATAGTAATACCTCACTGGGAGGGCGAAAACATACCGGTAGAATACAAGCTAGCTAGAGAAGTCGGATCACTTATAAGAAGAATTTCTTCAAACAAGAAGATTGACTATTATAAAACACTCTTATTGGATGATAAAATAAAACTTGAAGGCATTAATGATCTCGCCGATGATAAAACCATTATAATTGAGGGAAATACTGAACTCGGCCTCGTAATAGTTAATATTAATGGGGGTTCAAGAGTTAATAGGTTTATGAGGGATCTATTGAAATCAGTAGTTCAATGGAGATACCCGTTTCTAAGAATTAATGCATACTCTACTCCATACGCAGTGTTCATTACATTAAATAATAAACAATATGTTAGAGAAGTAGTTAGAACAATAGAACAAGTAATACATAATATTAATCGATATCTGAACCATAAAATTTTAAAGAGAATAGCAATTGAACAAGGCACTATTCATTGGAGAATATTTCAAGTAGCCCAACGATTTGGAGCAATAGATCCTGAGAAAAACAAAATTACTAGAGCTATGCTCGAAGCCTTTGTGGACACTGTTATAGGATATGAAGCGTTAAACGAGATTTTATGGAAAGACTATGATATTGAATCAATCAGAAAACTGGCTGACTTAGTCATAAATGGTAAAATAAAAGTTGTCTCTAGAATTACAAGTAAACTAACTAATGGGGGGAGACAGTTAGTAACATATTATGGTGAAATAAGAACAGTAATGCCAGCCTCATTGGCAGGTAGGGAGAAGTATTTGCAGCATATAATGAAGAGGCGGATGAGCTTAATATGTTTACATTGTGGATACGTGGTCACCGATACCGTAAGCAAGTTGGTTAATATTAGGAAATGTCCTAGATGTGGATATATGGCTCTGGCACCGGTTAAAGGGGATGCTGAGAAAGAAGCTATAATTGTTAAGAAGGCTTTAAATAGAACAAAGTTAAGCAGGAAAGAAAAGGCTGTTCTTGAAGATCTTAGGAAACGAGCAATACTTTATTCACAGTTCGGAGAATTAGCTCTCAAGGTTCTAGCTTCTAGAGGAGTCGGGGTGAGCGAGGCTATTCGTGTAATTAACCGTGTGCTTGAAGGCCACGATTTATATAGCGAATTATATGAGAGCGAGAAGAAGTATCTAAGAATTAAGACTTATTTAAAAGATAATGACTAA
- a CDS encoding ATP-binding protein yields MDNIGIVANAIITSVFSLQGMRKYIYIVPLGVLSIFSYLASVPIIAYILSIMISYEVFEYKLSKIITQNSEHIYFGKIKAILTYGVPRKVYQEIHHYRLKKKTWFWRAIEKPLYIDLTSLPNRHILITGASGTGKSLLAKHLVLEIYKKYGHSFIIIDPHNEYKILRRYIPKINIVDASTLSINPLELGRLGPKEKAYQISSFISTLFKLGPIQRHLFADLILEVYRLKGIYPDKPETWSNKPPTIHDLLEFCQRLMSDNELYKKIYPYLRILADNVFSSTNISFYDLTKTPTIVTLNGLSSDFVKALYVNALLQRILDSMYIGELRKKLMIVLDEAYMFLRKGLSRNIVSKLLMESRKYGLGLIIISQQILAVPDPVVENSSIKIFFNTSEPKNLEYSSRIICSGCDKYGIIASKSALTNLKSYNYILSISGFNEIFIVNEEDIAQNMYAG; encoded by the coding sequence ATGGATAATATTGGCATAGTTGCTAATGCGATCATAACATCTGTATTTTCGCTGCAGGGTATGAGGAAATACATATATATTGTTCCTCTAGGAGTACTATCTATCTTTAGCTATTTAGCATCAGTTCCAATTATAGCATATATTTTATCTATTATGATATCATATGAAGTATTTGAGTATAAATTATCAAAAATAATAACTCAGAACAGCGAACACATATATTTTGGAAAGATAAAAGCGATCCTTACATATGGTGTTCCTAGAAAAGTGTATCAGGAAATACATCATTATCGCCTCAAAAAGAAGACATGGTTTTGGAGAGCGATCGAAAAACCTCTATATATAGATCTAACATCTTTGCCTAACAGACATATTTTAATAACAGGTGCAAGTGGTACGGGAAAGTCCTTGCTTGCAAAACATCTTGTCCTCGAAATTTATAAAAAATACGGACATTCCTTTATAATTATAGATCCACATAATGAATATAAAATTCTTAGAAGATATATCCCTAAAATAAACATAGTAGATGCTTCAACACTTAGCATTAATCCATTGGAACTTGGACGCTTAGGCCCGAAAGAAAAAGCATACCAGATATCAAGTTTCATATCAACCCTTTTCAAACTAGGCCCGATACAGAGGCATTTATTTGCAGACCTAATATTAGAGGTATATAGGTTAAAAGGAATTTATCCGGATAAGCCGGAAACGTGGAGCAATAAACCTCCGACAATACATGATCTATTAGAGTTCTGTCAGAGATTAATGAGTGATAATGAGCTCTATAAGAAAATCTATCCATATCTGCGAATTCTAGCTGATAACGTCTTTAGCTCGACAAATATTAGCTTTTATGATCTAACAAAAACTCCTACAATAGTGACCCTAAATGGTTTAAGTAGTGATTTTGTAAAGGCATTATATGTGAATGCTCTTTTACAGAGAATATTGGATAGTATGTATATTGGTGAGTTAAGGAAGAAACTAATGATAGTGCTTGATGAAGCATATATGTTTCTTAGAAAAGGATTAAGCAGAAACATTGTATCAAAACTATTAATGGAGAGCAGAAAATATGGTCTAGGATTAATAATTATATCACAACAGATCCTAGCAGTACCGGATCCTGTTGTGGAAAATTCTTCTATAAAGATCTTTTTCAACACATCTGAGCCTAAAAACCTGGAATACTCTTCCCGGATAATATGTAGTGGATGCGATAAATACGGAATTATTGCTTCAAAATCGGCTTTAACAAATCTTAAAAGCTATAATTATATTCTATCAATTAGTGGGTTTAACGAAATATTTATTGTTAATGAAGAGGATATTGCACAAAATATGTATGCAGGGTGA
- a CDS encoding RNA polymerase subunit Rpo13 translates to MILEENSETLEEKEETEEKIPPRLVRINYLEKFIKTTILWEKFIHGDISLRDLEKELARTKKRKKTAKKKASKKKSAKTKKKSAK, encoded by the coding sequence TTGATTTTGGAGGAGAATAGTGAAACATTAGAAGAGAAGGAAGAAACAGAAGAAAAAATACCGCCTCGCCTTGTAAGAATAAACTATCTAGAAAAATTCATTAAAACAACTATTCTATGGGAAAAATTTATTCACGGAGACATATCACTTAGAGACCTAGAAAAAGAACTTGCTAGAACAAAAAAGCGCAAAAAGACCGCTAAGAAGAAGGCGTCTAAGAAGAAATCAGCTAAGACAAAGAAAAAATCAGCTAAATGA
- a CDS encoding DNA polymerase sliding clamp, whose protein sequence is MFRASYTATSKFKYITQTIAKITDEAPFYATQDALEVRVLSPDKTTLTIVKIPSIAFEEYEVDEEKHFVIGAGELNKIVKRGTRNDILVFELDEEKNQLKIIFRNKKTGIERSFVLETKPRTVEKIPEPQIDLGVTARFVADDYKHIIRDLKIIGEEAVFHYKDGKLYIYSHAEQKEYRGEFSEGNPLTYLSATIDEARARYSVGLLEATLKPIQAAKFVTLSFDRDKPMKIEFEITEGGYVVYWIVPRIEA, encoded by the coding sequence ATGTTTAGAGCCAGCTACACAGCTACATCGAAATTCAAATACATAACACAAACAATAGCTAAGATAACTGATGAGGCACCATTTTATGCTACACAAGATGCTTTAGAAGTTAGAGTCCTCAGCCCTGATAAGACAACACTTACAATAGTTAAAATACCATCCATAGCTTTTGAAGAATATGAAGTGGATGAGGAGAAACACTTTGTAATTGGAGCCGGCGAGCTAAATAAGATAGTGAAAAGAGGAACCAGAAACGATATCTTAGTATTTGAGCTTGACGAAGAAAAGAACCAGTTAAAAATCATTTTCAGAAACAAGAAGACTGGTATTGAGAGAAGCTTTGTTCTTGAAACAAAGCCTCGGACAGTTGAGAAAATACCTGAACCACAAATAGATCTTGGAGTCACAGCTAGATTTGTTGCTGATGATTATAAACATATAATTAGAGACTTGAAAATAATTGGAGAAGAAGCAGTATTTCATTATAAGGACGGGAAGCTCTATATATATTCTCATGCAGAACAAAAAGAGTATAGAGGAGAATTCTCGGAAGGAAACCCGCTCACATATTTGTCTGCAACAATAGATGAAGCACGCGCAAGATATAGTGTTGGATTATTGGAAGCCACACTTAAACCTATTCAAGCAGCAAAGTTTGTAACGTTATCGTTTGATCGAGATAAACCCATGAAGATAGAGTTCGAAATAACAGAAGGTGGATACGTAGTATACTGGATAGTTCCCAGGATTGAAGCATAA
- a CDS encoding 2-oxoacid:acceptor oxidoreductase family protein, translating into MMYEIIFYGRGGQGGVTAANILVHAALYQKLYGQGFPFFGAERRGAPVMAFARISDKPIVRHGMFYEADILVILDHKLIDIGATKKVYVRDNGYVIVNMPSDYEIDYGKFNILGKARFYGVNAKKIALENKLVVAGWPVVNTSMLGALSKATKIISVENIMKAIKSYFGGRVGEANAKAAFQAYNETPLIREVNM; encoded by the coding sequence ATGATGTATGAAATAATATTTTATGGTAGAGGCGGTCAGGGAGGAGTGACCGCTGCTAATATACTTGTTCATGCAGCACTATATCAGAAACTATATGGACAAGGCTTCCCATTCTTCGGCGCTGAAAGGAGAGGGGCTCCTGTTATGGCATTTGCTAGGATCAGTGATAAACCAATAGTTAGACATGGAATGTTCTATGAAGCAGATATTCTAGTAATACTAGATCATAAACTAATAGATATTGGAGCGACAAAGAAAGTCTATGTAAGAGATAATGGATATGTAATCGTAAATATGCCGAGTGATTATGAAATTGATTATGGAAAATTCAATATTTTAGGTAAAGCGAGATTCTATGGTGTTAACGCTAAGAAAATAGCTTTAGAAAATAAGCTAGTTGTTGCAGGATGGCCCGTAGTAAATACTTCAATGCTTGGAGCATTATCTAAAGCTACAAAGATAATAAGTGTTGAAAACATAATGAAAGCAATAAAATCCTATTTTGGAGGAAGAGTTGGGGAAGCTAATGCTAAAGCAGCTTTTCAAGCCTATAATGAAACTCCCTTGATAAGAGAGGTGAATATGTAA
- a CDS encoding 4Fe-4S binding protein, which yields MPDKLITMGSSYKIPLAKPAVGVAGKTGFWRTTKPLVDNSKCVKCFLCEIYCPVNVIRVEPETGVTINYDYCKGCGVCVDVCPVNAIKLVPEE from the coding sequence ATGCCTGATAAATTAATAACTATGGGCTCATCATATAAGATACCCTTAGCGAAACCAGCTGTTGGAGTAGCTGGAAAAACTGGTTTTTGGAGAACGACTAAGCCTCTAGTAGATAATAGTAAATGTGTTAAATGCTTCTTATGCGAAATATATTGTCCAGTAAATGTTATCAGGGTTGAGCCTGAAACAGGTGTTACAATTAATTATGACTACTGTAAAGGATGCGGTGTATGTGTAGATGTATGCCCGGTTAATGCAATAAAGCTTGTACCTGAAGAGTAG
- a CDS encoding pyruvate ferredoxin oxidoreductase, which translates to MGKLVALTGNYSVAYAAKYARIDVVAAYPITPQTSIVEKLAELIESGELDATMIRVESEHSALAATFGAAVAGARAFTATSSQGLMYMHEWVHWTARARIPVVMAIVTRALAPPWNIWPDHTDFMDQRDTGWIMSFGMDNQEVFDLTLQAFKISEDPRVYLPVMVGLEGFILGHTTMPVELPDQKDVDDWLGPRKQGYVVDGKEPIAIGNLAWPEDTEEMLMDIQKAMNEAKNVIKEVDQEYGKIFGRSYGGLIQCINCEDAKYYAVSMGAWSGDLIEAVNMLREEGYPIGVLRIRYYRPFPYEDIWEKIRGAKGVIVFDRAISFGAWGQIFTDLITGLTMYTRNLPVISNIVAGIGGVNVTYTEFYNLVKEFIEKIEKGEEPPLFKWYHRR; encoded by the coding sequence ATGGGTAAACTCGTAGCTTTAACAGGTAATTATTCTGTTGCATACGCAGCCAAGTATGCACGAATAGATGTTGTCGCAGCATATCCTATTACACCACAAACAAGCATCGTTGAGAAACTCGCGGAACTAATAGAGTCTGGAGAACTAGATGCTACAATGATCCGTGTTGAAAGCGAACATTCAGCATTAGCCGCAACTTTTGGAGCTGCAGTAGCTGGTGCCCGCGCATTTACGGCGACAAGTAGCCAGGGACTCATGTATATGCATGAATGGGTGCATTGGACTGCTCGAGCAAGAATTCCAGTAGTTATGGCTATAGTAACTAGGGCTCTAGCTCCTCCGTGGAATATTTGGCCTGATCACACGGACTTCATGGATCAACGTGATACAGGATGGATTATGAGTTTTGGAATGGATAATCAAGAAGTATTCGACTTAACACTACAAGCATTTAAGATCAGCGAAGATCCTAGAGTATATCTGCCAGTCATGGTTGGATTGGAAGGATTTATTCTAGGACATACAACTATGCCTGTCGAACTACCCGATCAGAAGGATGTAGATGATTGGCTGGGCCCACGTAAACAAGGCTATGTAGTCGATGGTAAAGAGCCCATTGCTATTGGTAATCTCGCATGGCCTGAAGATACAGAGGAAATGCTTATGGATATACAGAAAGCTATGAACGAAGCTAAAAACGTTATAAAAGAAGTAGATCAGGAGTATGGGAAAATCTTTGGTAGAAGCTATGGCGGCTTAATACAATGTATTAATTGTGAAGACGCCAAATACTATGCTGTATCCATGGGTGCGTGGAGCGGGGATCTTATAGAAGCTGTTAATATGCTACGTGAAGAAGGATATCCTATAGGAGTATTAAGAATAAGATACTATAGGCCATTCCCATACGAGGATATATGGGAGAAAATTAGAGGTGCTAAAGGAGTAATTGTTTTCGATAGAGCAATAAGCTTTGGTGCTTGGGGACAAATATTCACCGACTTAATTACTGGTTTAACCATGTATACTAGAAATCTTCCAGTGATATCGAATATTGTAGCTGGCATAGGAGGCGTCAATGTAACATATACTGAATTCTATAACTTAGTCAAAGAATTCATAGAAAAAATTGAGAAGGGAGAAGAACCCCCGCTTTTCAAATGGTATCATAGGAGGTGA
- the porB gene encoding pyruvate synthase subunit PorB has product MRDVVLPGDAACPGCPIPMGWKVVSAVFGEKTIFVIPASCSSVVVGAYPGNSLKASVVHVAFASAAAVASGIAEALRKRGITDVQVIAWAGDGGTADIGMASLSGAAERNHNMIYIMYDNEAYMNTGIQRSSSTPYGAWTTTTPIIGKTEHKKDVAKIMIAHGVPYVATASVAYPHDLYSKLQRAKNIPGFKFIQLHAPCPVGWRFDPKYTVRVGKLAVETGLWILYEYYDGKIRLSGPSRPFIDPAKRKPIEEYLKLQGRFKKITKEKIEEIQRYVEANWNWIKKHM; this is encoded by the coding sequence ATGAGAGATGTGGTTCTTCCAGGAGATGCTGCTTGTCCTGGATGCCCTATACCTATGGGGTGGAAGGTTGTATCAGCTGTTTTTGGTGAAAAAACAATATTTGTTATACCAGCTTCTTGTTCATCCGTAGTAGTTGGAGCGTATCCAGGTAATTCGTTAAAAGCTAGCGTTGTACATGTAGCATTTGCATCCGCTGCAGCTGTTGCATCCGGTATTGCTGAAGCATTACGGAAAAGAGGAATAACTGATGTACAAGTAATTGCTTGGGCGGGAGACGGTGGAACAGCAGATATTGGTATGGCTAGTCTTAGTGGAGCAGCTGAGAGAAACCATAATATGATCTATATAATGTATGATAACGAAGCATATATGAATACCGGTATTCAGAGAAGCTCGTCAACACCTTATGGTGCGTGGACAACAACTACCCCTATAATTGGTAAAACAGAGCATAAGAAGGATGTTGCAAAAATAATGATTGCACATGGAGTTCCTTATGTAGCAACTGCAAGTGTTGCATATCCACATGACCTCTATTCCAAGCTTCAAAGAGCTAAGAATATTCCAGGCTTCAAATTCATACAACTACATGCCCCATGCCCTGTTGGATGGAGATTTGATCCTAAATATACTGTGAGAGTGGGAAAACTAGCTGTAGAAACAGGGTTATGGATACTATACGAATACTATGATGGAAAAATACGATTATCAGGCCCAAGCAGACCATTCATTGATCCTGCTAAGAGAAAGCCTATCGAAGAATATTTAAAGCTTCAAGGCAGGTTTAAGAAGATTACAAAAGAGAAAATAGAAGAGATCCAGAGATACGTAGAAGCAAATTGGAACTGGATCAAAAAACATATGTAG